Proteins encoded within one genomic window of Desulfosalsimonas propionicica:
- a CDS encoding 4Fe-4S binding protein gives MGIQAKKTFAMVNYDLCRPEKCSPEDGVCPAVGACTHKVIKQLDGPFYPPMIFQDMCMGCWDCIEACPLDAIGVRQVT, from the coding sequence ATGGGTATTCAGGCCAAAAAAACGTTTGCAATGGTGAATTACGATCTGTGCCGGCCGGAGAAATGCAGCCCTGAAGACGGGGTCTGTCCTGCTGTGGGCGCCTGCACCCACAAGGTCATCAAGCAGCTGGACGGCCCTTTTTATCCGCCCATGATTTTCCAGGACATGTGCATGGGCTGCTGGGACTGCATTGAGGCCTGCCCCCTGGATGCCATCGGCGTCCGCCAGGTCACCTAA
- a CDS encoding TatD family hydrolase: MHPLIDTHTHLYDNSFDADREAVLQRAAAAGVEKIITVSETMDDARRNLELADQYPALLPAAGLYPAHTEPEAAAQMRAFIRAHREKLAAIGEVGLDFRLVEDHDKRQVQREILEAFVDLSLETGLVLNVHSRSAGRHAVELLMDKRAKKVQLHAFDGKFGAAQPAVEAGYFFSVPPSVARSRQKQKLVRNLPLSCLLIETDSPVLGPDPQTRNEPANAAIALNHIAEIKNISPEAAAKAIYENTRRLYSPWI; encoded by the coding sequence ATGCATCCCTTGATTGACACCCATACACATCTTTATGACAACAGCTTTGACGCAGACCGTGAGGCTGTTCTGCAAAGGGCGGCAGCCGCAGGGGTGGAAAAAATCATCACGGTCAGCGAAACCATGGATGATGCCCGCCGCAACCTGGAGCTCGCAGATCAGTACCCGGCCCTGCTGCCGGCGGCCGGGCTTTATCCGGCGCATACTGAACCCGAGGCGGCAGCGCAAATGCGCGCGTTTATCCGCGCCCACAGGGAAAAACTCGCGGCCATCGGCGAGGTGGGCCTGGATTTCCGGCTGGTGGAAGACCATGATAAAAGACAGGTACAACGGGAAATACTGGAAGCCTTTGTGGACCTGTCTCTGGAAACCGGACTTGTATTAAATGTGCATTCCCGGTCAGCCGGCCGCCACGCGGTGGAACTGCTGATGGACAAAAGGGCGAAAAAAGTCCAGCTCCATGCATTTGACGGCAAGTTTGGCGCAGCACAGCCCGCAGTGGAAGCCGGCTATTTTTTCTCTGTTCCGCCCTCGGTTGCCCGGTCCCGCCAGAAACAGAAACTGGTGCGCAACCTGCCGCTTTCCTGCCTGCTGATTGAAACCGACAGCCCGGTGCTGGGCCCGGACCCGCAAACCCGAAATGAACCCGCAAACGCCGCAATCGCCCTGAACCACATTGCGGAAATCAAAAACATTTCCCCCGAGGCGGCGGCAAAAGCCATATACGAAAACACCCGCCGCCTCTACAGCCCCTGGATTTAA